The genomic DNA GAACGAATCCTCGTGCGGAAACCACAAGGCCGAAGGCCGGCACAGGTTTTTGTGTCGGACTCCGGCCTTTAAAAAGGCAGGTTGTGTTGCGGCGACCGGTGGCTTATGCCACCGGCAGGTCGTGTGTCGGCCTCCGGCCTTTTTTGCGGCGTTGGGAGGCGGTTCTGCCTATAGAAATGAGGCGTGCCGGGCGTCGGCCTCAGCGCTGTGGAGCGATAAGGCGGGGGGCAGCTTTGGAGCAGTGGGGGCTGTTTAAAAACAGGTGTCGACGAGGCCGCCGTCGCAGCGGAGGGCGGCGCCGGTGGTCGCCGAGGCGCGTTGGCTGACGACGTAACTGACCATCGCGGCTACCTCTTCGACGCTCGCAAAGCGTTGGATCAAGGATCCCGAACGCGATTCGCGAAAGAAGTCGCGCTTCACCTGTTCGATGTCCTGCTCGCAAGCCAAGCTCTCGACAAACTGCTCCACTCCTTCGCTCCACGTCGGCCCGGGGAGGACGCAGTTGACGGTCACCCCTGTGTCTTTGAGCGTCTTGGCCAAGCCGCGGGAGATCGACAGCTGAGCTGTTTTGGTCATCCCGTAATGGACCATTTCGGTCGGGATGTTGATCGCCGATTCGCTGGAGATGAAAACGATCCGGCCCCAACGGCGCTGCTGCATCGATCCCATCACCGCGCGGCTCAGTCGCACGCCACTCATCACATTGACTTCGTAGAACCGCTGCCAATCCTCGTCGCTGATCTCCGCAAACGGCTTCGGTTCAAAGATCCCCGCGTTGTTGATCAGGATGTCGATCGGCGCGATCGCTTCAGCTGCAGCGACGATCGCCGCGCACCCGTCAGCGGTGGAGACGTCCGCCGCGACGCCATGCAGCGACGCGCCGCCGCCGAGTTCTTTGGTCGCCCGGTCGAGCGAGGTTTGGCTGCGACCGTTGATCACCACCGTCGCTCCCTCGTCCAACAGCGACTTGGCGATCGCTTGGCCAATCCCCGAGGTCGATCCGGTGATCACGGCGAGCTTGTTGTTGAGTCCCAAATCCATCGCGTAGGTTCCTTTGAGTCAGTGCAGGGGTGGGAACCGAAGCATTGCGACGGTTCGCTGCGCGCTGGCGACGCAGCCACCGTTCAATAGATCGAATTTCCCCGCCGCCGTCGAGTCGCTTGGAAAGGCACGGGGTTCCCGAGGCTCCTCTGAGGATTCTCCCACCCAACCGTCGCCCGGCACGCGTGTCATGGCGGTCGTGGAAGCGCCGTCCTCGTCGAGTGAAGCCCTGAAGCTGGGAGAAACGTAGCGAGCTCTCAAGGGGCGGCCAAGGCGTGTTGAATTTCGCTGACCGGTTCGATGCGGAGGGAATCTAAAAGGGTTCGCAACAAGCCCGCCTCGAACAACAACTCCGCCGTTTGTGGTTTCGCTGCGGAGGGAATC from Rosistilla carotiformis includes the following:
- a CDS encoding SDR family NAD(P)-dependent oxidoreductase; protein product: MDLGLNNKLAVITGSTSGIGQAIAKSLLDEGATVVINGRSQTSLDRATKELGGGASLHGVAADVSTADGCAAIVAAAEAIAPIDILINNAGIFEPKPFAEISDEDWQRFYEVNVMSGVRLSRAVMGSMQQRRWGRIVFISSESAINIPTEMVHYGMTKTAQLSISRGLAKTLKDTGVTVNCVLPGPTWSEGVEQFVESLACEQDIEQVKRDFFRESRSGSLIQRFASVEEVAAMVSYVVSQRASATTGAALRCDGGLVDTCF